AAGAACTGTTTCttgcttgttttttttctaattgATGCCTGTTTATATTAGTATCACTAGTAAAAAATAGAGTTAATTATTGACATTAAAACTTTGATCAAAGCTTGAAGAGGTAAATGTGGCCGAGACAACTAACTCTGATGCACATGAAGAAGGGGCTGACATTGGTGAAGCTCTTTCTGCCAGGTACTCATGCACTGTGCCAGTGTGGTGCTTTTCTAGTTTGAGCAACCTTGACAAACAAGTTCTCTGCTGTTTCCGACCCAACCTTTACTTCCAAGACTGTTTGAATATACAACCTATTGTCAGATCATGACAGATTTTAATGCCGAGATATACTGAAACGGCAGGATATGCATATTAAACAAAATCTCAAATGCTGCCGCAGTTGCAAGGCATATTGCGTTTTTCATGTTTTCCTTGGATCTGATAAGTTATGTACTTGAATATTTAGACTTATGGTACAAATATGCTATTAATCTCATTATTTTTCTGGTGTATTGCTGAGGTTGGAATTGTTCTTagtcaatgagaacatgatccCAACACAGCACCTACCCATAGTTACCTTATGCAATTCAGGATAACCATAGTGGCTATTTTATTTTACCACATAACTGCATGTGCTTTGTTTATGTCCACATGACTTTAACATATTAACAGATTGGTTTACACATTAATACacaattttttataattatttCATAGATGCAGTGGAATAATAAACATGTCACATTTTTAGGCGTGTCGCCCCACGTTGCTTATTATCCAACTTAAAAACTACTTTTACTTGCATCAGCTCAGCATTTGCAACCCTGCATCCATCCACACAGAACTACCTCTATTTGGTTTACATAAAGTCCCAGTGCTCGAGCCTCTCATGATTGGACTAACCTTATCTCTCATTCTCTTCATATTCGACAGGTCAAAGGCATTTACACACATTCATGAGATTCTATTCTCCACTACGGACAAACCCAAGCTCCTGAGTCAGGTCAGCGGTACTACAGTTATAAAGCAGAAAATGCTGGAAACCTAGAGCATCTGTATTATTTACTAGTTTCTATTTAAAGCAGCCTGGATTTTTAGTCTTTATGCTTGTTGATAGGAACCTTTGCTGCAGTTCTTGTTTCCATTCTTGTATCATACTACTACTGGCTGATCTCTGAACTCACTCGTGTATTGTTAGCTGGTCTTTTGATTAACTCATGTGTTAATGCTAATAAGTACCAACTGCCACTATAGTCTGTATGTGCCTTTTTAATTTCCTGGGTACTACATGGCATCTAACTATGTATGTCCTTTTGTTGTGACAGCTGTCTGCTTTGCTTTCTGACATTGGACTGAACATTAGGGAAGCACATGTGTTCTCAACAACAGATGGTTATTCtcttgatgcttttgttgtCGATGGTTGGCCCATTGAGGTAACCTTAGTTTCTTATCATGTGATGTTTTGAATTGGCTAAATGACAGTTTTGGATCTGATGCATAGTTGCATACTTATATCTTGGTACCTTTTACTTGATGTTCTCTTTTTAGTTCGATGTGGTTGTGTTTATTTAATAAACTTCAAGGTTCCAATGGATTTAGTTCTTGTATAAACATGATACTTTCAGTTATAAGGTTACTGCTGTTATGTGACAAATGCTTTCCTCTCTTGGCATGGCAATCTAATGAATTCTAGAGTTGTGTTAAATGAGTATGATATCATTATTGAATGCATAAGTAAGAAAATTGATGCCATTTATGATTTCTATATGAACGGAAATAATATATCATACAATGTTTATCTACACAGAAGAGCATTGTTATCCTATTCTATATGAACAGTTCTTTTTTCACTGCTCAAGTTTGACAAGTCTGCATCATGTGACCAGGATACTGATGGTTTGCATAAGGCACTAGAAGCATCAATTTTGAGAAATGAGGTATTGTCCACACACAACTTTACAATGTTTTGAGCCTGCTTAAGTATGATAACTCAAATTATGTTCGATATGTACCAGTCTCCACAAGCTAACATCGTATTGTTGGCTCTTTTGTAAAAAAGGGTTCATGGTCTGGCTCTGATTCATCAACTTCAGGAAAGTCACTGCCATTCTTATCAGAAGATTATGAATCAGATATTGACACAAAACTTCTGAAGATTGTAAAGAAGGTTGCTTCTGGATCTTGTGGGGATATGTGAGTCGCTGCTATACGTCTAAGTTAAGTTGCTGATTTGTCATATCTAGTAGTGCTTTCTTCATATGATGCGTGCTTATGTGAAGGTTTCTTGGGACTTATGGTGGTGAGGAGGTTGCTGTTAAAGTCCTTAATCCTGAGAATTTTAACCAAAATGCATGGAGTGAATTTAAGCAAGAAATCTACATGTTAAGGTATTCTGCATTTCTACAAAACACTTATTAGGTTATTACTGTTGTGTGCACTTCTTGAAATTATATGTCCTGGCTATATTATGGTCAGAAAACAATAGCATAATTAGGCTGCAATTACCTCCACCAGCTCGTCTGTTGCAATTATCATCAGGGATATATACCTAGCCTTACCTTCCACACTTCTTTTCAGGGAAGTTGATCATCCCAATATTGTCCGATTCATTGGCTCATGTACAAAGCCACCTCAGTTTTACATAATTACAGGTGAGGCTTCATGCAAGCAAGGACCAAATGTTTAATTGGAAAACAACAAAAATTTATCTTGTCATACCAAGAATCAGACTTCCAAAGAAATTGGTTGCATTGCATGCCATATAATTTGGTAGTATTGACTTAAAGTGAGAAGAATCTACTGTTAAAACATAGTCTGCCATGTCGGATAGTGTTTTTCCTCTGTGATGAATATCGTGTTATTAGTTGCTTCATTACAGCAGTTCATTCCCAGTAGTAAGATTAATTAATATCTGTATTTTATCTTGCAGAATGCATGTCTAGAGGAAGTCTGTTTGATTTCTTGCACAACGAGCATAATGTCTTGGACCTCCCAACAATTCTGAAGTTCGCATTAGATATATGCAGAGGGATGTCCTACTTGCATCAAAAGGGCATCATCCACAGAGATTTAAAGTCTGCCAACCTTTTACTGGGCAAAGACCATGTATGTGTGCACAACTTCTATCAAGTTGAGAGGAATTATATGCATCTTCCAACTGGTTGATGTAGTCACATGGAAGATATTTAATGGCTCAGATTGTATTGTCTGTTTTGTAGCCCATGCTAGAGCCGTGGTTATGGATTTAAAAGCACTGAAGATGTCAATTTGAATTTATAAGTCATTTTATTGCTCATTTTTCTAGGTTGTGAGAGTGGCAGATTTTGGTCTAGCCCGTTTCCAGGATGAAGGGGGTGCTATGACAGCTGAAACTGGGACCTATCGATGGATGGCGCCTGAGGTATTACCAGCTACTGCAACATTTATCTGTTCAATCGAACTTGAGTTCAAACTGGAATTTCTTGATTTTCCTTTGTTCCAAATCGATTTGGAGTCATAAATTCATAATGTATTTGAAAGTGTATATTCACAGCCTCAGCATTATTACAACCATTAGTTGTATGCATAAGGATCTGAATTAGTGGTTTACAACATGTAATATTCATATAGGAGTACTTTGTGATTACTATCAAGATGACCAAAAAAACCCTGAACCTCTAATCTCTTTATTTTGCATGGGCAGGTTATCAATCATCAGCCCTATGATAACAAAGCAGATGTCTACAGTTTTGCTATTGTACTTTCGGAGCTCATGACATCCAAGGTTGTTGTGTTATTTTATATGAGCTTCTAGCTACCTGCAAACAATGAGATTATCAATTATTGAAACCATGGCTTGTCTTTGAAACTATTGCTTCTTATTCTTCCAGATTCCATATACTACCATGAGCCCCCTCCAGGCAGCTGTTGGTGTGAGGCAGGTTGGTTCTTACAATCATACATAGCGCTGATAAACACCTATTTATTTGTATGCTTTTCCACTTTCAGACACTATTCTTTGTTGAACCTGTATGCTAACATTCGAATGGCTGTAACAGGGATTGCGGCCACAACTTCCAGAAAATGCACATCCCAAGCTCCTAATCTTGATGCAGAGATGTTGGGAAGCCCTTCCATCTAACCGGCCTTCCTTTGCAGATATCATTACTGAACTGGAAGATATTCAGGTGCAACCACAAAACCTCATTGCTGCTTTTAAATGGATACTATTCTGGCTGGTTCTGAGAATATGATGCTgtccagctgctgttgcagggAACTTCAGGGGAGTCGAGCCAGAAACAAAAGGATGGTGACGAGTGACCACTAAACATTTGACATTCAGCACGTACTTGTTTGCAGTTTCACGTAACTGATCCGACTGACTGACTTAGGATCCAGGCCACTAATGTTGGAGAAAGTATAGCAAATCAACTTTTGGCCCAGTTTTGTCTGCGCTTCTTGGGGCCAATTTCTCGGTCCCACTCATCTCACACAGACCTAGTCCCATTTTTCTTGCATAGAGGAGAGGAAATCAGCCTGTGAGTTTTGGGGTTGCGGCTTGATATGTGAATATCTGAATGAGAATCCAGTGCTGCCCGGCATGTAATGTGCAAAGCTTTTTGTATCTGCTTCACCTGTACAATTCAGGCGAAATGGCGAATTAATAACTGTTCAGGTATGTGAAATGCTCAAATCAGTGCGATTGAGGTATCCGTGATTATGTCAGGTGTTGCGGATGCTTGTATGTGACTGGTGCTTGCCTACATGTTCAGGTCCTGCTGcgtctccttttctttctttcttttttttggtggtggtggggggggggggggggggggctcttcCATACAAGAAAAAACACGGTGCCATGCTCATCGTTGTTGACAGCAGATTGTGTTTTGGCATTGTCCGCCGATTTGGGTTTCCTCGATCTTACAGTAGTTCTGTTACATCTTCTAAACCCTGGTTCTAGAAGTAACTACAGCGTCAGGCTCCTAGGGTCCGTCAGTCACGCTTGTACTGGGAAATAAAGACAAAAGGGTATCCAAGTCGTAATGGCTGTTTCAGACTGGATTTAAAATTCCTCCAGCCAGTTGTATGGGTTCCACAGGAGCCTGTGTTAGCTGGGAGTACTTCAGAGTGGTCAACACTGTAGGTCTGCAGCTGTAGAATCTTTCTATTTTAGTTCTAAACCTGCCACTGCAGGTCCTAAAATTGAGATTGAGATGGTATACAAAAAGGGTACCTGGATTGAAATTGGCTATTGATTCCTCCGCTGACAAATATTTGATGCTTTGGACAAATCGGACCTAGTCGATCGTGTCAAACTTCGTTTGTCGTTATGTTTAAAAATGTAGTCCGGAAATATGAGAACTCATCCGTACAAATTTTCATTGATATGGTTAATTTTACTCATATTGTGATCGTCGTACTGGACGATTTTAAATCACCATTTTTAGTTTACATGTGGCAGCTACCTAGAGTGCAACCACTCTATTATGCTGGCAACTAACAACCGTGTTTTTTTCTCACATTAATTCaacaccagccatcagccagtcaataatatttttctttcacagcaaattagcaccagccacagctagCTGGCCGAACAAAGCGGATGAAAGACCACGCTGCTGCTGTCACTTGTAACATCAAAGTTGCCATCATCGTGATCGCATGCCCGACGTGTTAGCTCCCCCTCTTCGAACATAAGTAGGCGCTCCACCTCCGAGTCGTGTGTTCTCCACACTCCTGCTGGCGTTGGGGCGTGTGCCAGTCGCCAGCGTTTTACTGCATCCCATTGCTAGTGCTAGCTCCCGCGCTTCTCCCAATACAAGTACGGTGTCCGTTCTCCCCGGCGCGCATGGCCGCCGTTGCTAACGACGACACCAAGCTCACCATCGTCCTCGGCCCGCCCACCGCCTCGCCGGGGTCCAAGGAGACtaccggcggcgacgacgacgtcacTGCCACGGCcgtgtcgtcgtcgccggcgcggcgggagcGGGACGTCCAGTGGCTGCGCGCCGCGGTGCTGGGCGCGAGCGACGGGCTggtctccacggcggcgctcaTGCTCGGtgtcggcgcggcgggcggcaacgacgacgacgacgacctgcGCACCGTCGTCctcgcgggcgcggcgggcctCGTCGCGGGCGCCTGCAGCATGGCCATCGGCGAGTACGTGTCCGTGCACGCGCAGCTGGACGTCGAGCTGGCcgagctcgcgcgcgcgcgcgcccggccGGCTGCGGCGGGGCTCCCGAGccccgggcgggcggcggctgcctCGGCGCTGGCGTTCGCGGCCGGGGCGGCCGTCCCGCTGTTCGCGGCGTGGTTCGTCACCGGCTACagggcgcgggtggcggcggcggtggcgacggcgaccGCCTCGCTCGCGGTGTTCGGCTCGCTGGGGGCCGTGCTGGGCCGCGCCCCCGGTGGCCGGGCCGGGCTGAGAGCCGTGGTGGGCGGGCTGGTGGCCATGGGGATCACATATGGGCTCATGAAGCTGTTCAGAATCCATCATGGTGTTTGATGGGCCAGAAATGTTGGCGTTTCAtggtattttgaaaaaaaaacattaaaaaAATGTTGTAAAAAAAACCGGTAGACattccttttttaaaaaaaaactgattgATAAAGGCCTTGAAAGGCAGGAAGCAACTGAAACGTGCATAATCGTGAAGAATGGAGAGCATTGAATCCATCTATAATTACTGAATGGATTGTACAAAGTGTGATGTTGGTGATCCTGAGTTATCGTCCTGTTAAAACAGTAAAACAGAAAAAATTGGCTGCAAAAAAATCACTATATTTTAAACTTGAATCAGTTAAGTTTCTAGTATTTTCATGCAAACTGCATTTGCACAAGGGGTCAGATCTGGCTTATGAGCCTGTCCAATTTTGGCATTAGTTCCTTGCATCAGGAATCATGTCAACCACGTAATATTCAAACTTAACCAGATCAAAAAGAACTTTAGGATGAACCAAACGTTCAAAATATTCATTGCATTTCACATTTCAATGCGTGCACTTCAGTTAAACATATAAGCTTTACAAACCCAGCAACTGGGTCATCATCTCAGGGCACCTGGATGGATGGGTGGATGGATGGGGATGTAT
This genomic interval from Panicum virgatum strain AP13 chromosome 8K, P.virgatum_v5, whole genome shotgun sequence contains the following:
- the LOC120643656 gene encoding serine/threonine-protein kinase STY46-like isoform X2, with the protein product MAAEGDGGGGAEEGVGESSSPPRAPAPAPAASGGSGGGGRGGGGGGVGGRDVCREVFERLVADGHVEAAGASGPELRARLEAHFARLPISYQLDVNVDKAEDVLIHQKVLAEAKDPDRRPAFAVRFLRLEEVNVAETTNSDAHEEGADIGEALSARSKAFTHIHEILFSTTDKPKLLSQLSALLSDIGLNIREAHVFSTTDGYSLDAFVVDGWPIEDTDGLHKALEASILRNEGSWSGSDSSTSGKSLPFLSEDYESDIDTKLLKIVKKVASGSCGDMFLGTYGGEEVAVKVLNPENFNQNAWSEFKQEIYMLREVDHPNIVRFIGSCTKPPQFYIITECMSRGSLFDFLHNEHNVLDLPTILKFALDICRGMSYLHQKGIIHRDLKSANLLLGKDHVVRVADFGLARFQDEGGAMTAETGTYRWMAPEVINHQPYDNKADVYSFAIVLSELMTSKIPYTTMSPLQAAVGVRQGLRPQLPENAHPKLLILMQRCWEALPSNRPSFADIITELEDIQGTSGESSQKQKDGDE
- the LOC120643656 gene encoding serine/threonine-protein kinase STY46-like isoform X1, which encodes MAAEGDGGGGAEEGVGESSSPPRAPAPAPAASGGSGGGGRGGGGGGVGGRDVCREVFERLVADGHVEAAGASGPELRARLEAHFARLPISYQLDVNVDKAEDVLIHQKVLAEAKDPDRRPAFAVRFLRLEEVNVAETTNSDAHEEGADIGEALSARSKAFTHIHEILFSTTDKPKLLSQLSALLSDIGLNIREAHVFSTTDGYSLDAFVVDGWPIEDTDGLHKALEASILRNEGSWSGSDSSTSGKSLPFLSEDYESDIDTKLLKIVKKVASGSCGDMFLGTYGGEEVAVKVLNPENFNQNAWSEFKQEIYMLREVDHPNIVRFIGSCTKPPQFYIITECMSRGSLFDFLHNEHNVLDLPTILKFALDICRGMSYLHQKGIIHRDLKSANLLLGKDHVVRVADFGLARFQDEGGAMTAETGTYRWMAPEVINHQPYDNKADVYSFAIVLSELMTSKIPYTTMSPLQAAVGVRQGLRPQLPENAHPKLLILMQRCWEALPSNRPSFADIITELEDIQLLLQGTSGESSQKQKDGDE
- the LOC120646104 gene encoding vacuolar iron transporter homolog 4-like, yielding MAAVANDDTKLTIVLGPPTASPGSKETTGGDDDVTATAVSSSPARRERDVQWLRAAVLGASDGLVSTAALMLGVGAAGGNDDDDDLRTVVLAGAAGLVAGACSMAIGEYVSVHAQLDVELAELARARARPAAAGLPSPGRAAAASALAFAAGAAVPLFAAWFVTGYRARVAAAVATATASLAVFGSLGAVLGRAPGGRAGLRAVVGGLVAMGITYGLMKLFRIHHGV